GGTCGCACGAGATCGTGCTGGAGTGAAAGAACGCGTCGAATGTCCTTGTACACATGCGGATTCTCGTCGATGCCGGCCGAGATGAGTGTGACGCGGCGCTCGGCGAGCATCGGCTTGACCGCCTTCCAGTTGAACGATTTTCTGGCTGCAGTGCGTGACATCACACGCCCTGCTCCGTGCGATGCTGATGCGAGCGACCCGGATCCATCCTTGCCGACAACCACAAACGCCGGGTCCGCCATGGTGCCGGGAATGACGCCGAGCACGCCGGCACCCGCAGGGGTTGCGCCCTTGCGATGGACGATCACTCGCTCGATTGAGCCGTTGAAGATGTGTTCCTCTTCCCACGCGAAGTTGTGGTGGTTTTCAACGCCAAGGAGCGTTTCGGCACCGATATGCTTCGCAATGTGAGCATGGATACAGGCGTGATTTGCTGCTGCGTATTCACCCATGAGTTGCATCGCATTCCAGTACTCCTTTCCCGCGTGCGAGTCGAGATCGAGCCACGCGAGTTGACGATACTGTGGATCAAGTTTCGCGTGCTGCTCCATCGCGAGGCGAGAGTAATGATCGCACACCGCAGCCCCGCATCCACGCGAACCGGAATGCGACAGCAGTGCCAGGTACTCTCCAGCCGGTAAGGGCAGATCGGTGGAATCTTCTGCAATCGAAAGGACACCAAACTCGACGAAGTGATTACCCGAACCGGAAGTGCCGAGTTGGGCGTGTGCCTTGGGCTTGAGTCGCAGGGTAACCGGCGAAACGGCCCAATCATCATCAAGGACTGCGTGCTCACGTCTGGGGGTTCGATCGGAACGCGATCCGAACTCCGCCCCGACGCCGAAGCGAGTCTCGGATTCGATCGCATGTGTCAATCGCTCGCGGCCCGAATCGGTTTCGAGCATCGAAGGAGGCAGATCGAAGACCGAAAGTTTAACTCGACAAGCAATGTCTACCCCCACCGCGTACGGAATGACTGCGTTGCGAGTCGCGAGCACGCCCCCGATCGGAAGGCCGTACCCGACATGAGCATCGGGCATGAGCGCACCCGCAGCCGCTATTGGCAACTCGCACGCGCGAGCGATCTGGTCAAATGCCGCACGATCGAAGTCTTCCCCGACTTTACCCCACAGCCGCAACGGAGCCTCTACGGACTGCGCATACTGATCCGGATGGGAGATGAGCGCCGCCGCAACAGCACCCCAGGTTGGATCATCCGCCATCGCAGCGGGATCGTTGATGAGACGAATCAGCGACTGCCTCGCCTGATCGCGGCCAAGGCGGTGCTGTCGACACGCAGCAATCGCAGCAGCTATTGCCTCTGGTGAAGTAAGACCCAGATTGACCAGCTCACGCTTCTTCATGGCAGCAGATC
This is a stretch of genomic DNA from Phycisphaeraceae bacterium. It encodes these proteins:
- a CDS encoding RtcB family protein encodes the protein MKKRELVNLGLTSPEAIAAAIAACRQHRLGRDQARQSLIRLINDPAAMADDPTWGAVAAALISHPDQYAQSVEAPLRLWGKVGEDFDRAAFDQIARACELPIAAAGALMPDAHVGYGLPIGGVLATRNAVIPYAVGVDIACRVKLSVFDLPPSMLETDSGRERLTHAIESETRFGVGAEFGSRSDRTPRREHAVLDDDWAVSPVTLRLKPKAHAQLGTSGSGNHFVEFGVLSIAEDSTDLPLPAGEYLALLSHSGSRGCGAAVCDHYSRLAMEQHAKLDPQYRQLAWLDLDSHAGKEYWNAMQLMGEYAAANHACIHAHIAKHIGAETLLGVENHHNFAWEEEHIFNGSIERVIVHRKGATPAGAGVLGVIPGTMADPAFVVVGKDGSGSLASASHGAGRVMSRTAARKSFNWKAVKPMLAERRVTLISAGIDENPHVYKDIRRVLSLQHDLVRPIARFDPRLVKMAPEGEKAED